From the Leptospira inadai serovar Lyme str. 10 genome, the window AAGATTCACTAATTTTTCCAAAATCGGAACGTTGCCGGTTTTAAGCGTATGGGTTCCCGGTCCGAATACGTCTAGGGCCTTGCCTTCTTTAAAGAAGATAACCTCCTGGCTTTCGTTTACGATCAACTGACCGAACGTACTGATATCGTTTCGGGGAAATTTCCAAACAAGTTCGCCCGGATTTCCTTCGTACTTGATTACGTCTATTAATGCCATATTTACTCCTTGGAAAGATATTATTTCTTATTGGATTTCGAGGAAACTAAAAAAACGACGGAATTATTTCTTAAGAAATACATCCCTTCTTTTTTTAAGAGCTTCGTCAAATTGGTCGAGTTCCGATCGAAACTTAGCGACCCAATCCCTGATTGTCTCGGCGGAGTCCGTTGCATTCAGGCCGTTTGAGCTGGCCTTTGCATTCAATTCTTCCGTATGCTGTAAAAGGGAATAATCCCATTCTGCAAGAGCTTCCAACTCGGCTTCGCTGGCTTTGAAACCGCTTCCCAAACCGTTCAGTCCGTAGCCGGCACCCGATATCTCATTCTTCAATCTTTCTATCAATGAAAGTAAGATCTCGGTCGAGCCGATTAGTTCCATTCTTCTATCCCGTACGAAACCTTCTTCGATTCTTCGAAGCGGTTCTTTGAGGGAATCGATTCTTTTAGAAAGTTCGTTTCTTGCCAATCGATCGGCATCATAATATTGATGGTTTTTAAGAATATCGCCATAGAAAGGGAATTTGGAAAGAAAGGCCTTTACCTTTCCTCTCTCCGCTTGATAACGAGCGATATATCCTTGTACTGCGCTATTTTCGGGCATGGTTAAGTTTGACTCTAAAAATAAGACGAGGCAAGAAGATTTCTTTCATAAATATTATTAAACTGTTAAAAGAAATGAGCCAAACGGTCCATCAAATTCGATTTTGTATCTTTTGGTTCTGCTCGCTTGCATAGCGGATATCCGTTAAAACGGAAAATACCAGAATACCAGCATTAAATCAGGATCATTTTCACGTTGTAGGAAAATCGAAGATCCGTCTAATGGATAGAAGCCCATCTTTTAGACTGTCAGGGTAATACATGTTATTTTTAACGAAAGCGGGCATATCGACTAAATTTCCAATGCTCCTCTGGATTAAAAAAGCATTACCCGTGTTTCTCGCCATCGTCTCGGTTCTTTACCTAAGAATTTTTATCATTCAATTTTACTTCATCAATGGAAATTCCATGATGCCGAGTTTCAAAGACGGGGATTTAATTCTCGTAAAGAAATGGGGATTTCCTGCACGGGTCGGTCCTTGGACATGGTCTTTGATCGAGTCCAATGTCGATCGGTTCGACGTTCTTGTTTTAGACGGAGTCGGAACGGAGCTAAGTTTAAAAAGAGTCGTCGGACTCCCGGGAGATTTTTTTCGATTCTCGGAAGGACGAATTCATATCAACGATTCTTCGTTGGAAGAACCATTTGTTAAGCCCGGTTTTAAGACGCAAGCTCCTTCTCTTTCGATCGTTCCAGTGGTGAGCGTTTCCGGAAACATCGGCATCGGCGATTCCGGCCGGATCCCGCCGGGATACTTTTTGGTGCTCGGGGATAATCGCGAGTTCTCCACAGACTCTCGAAATTACGGATTAATTCCTTTTCAAAAATTACGCGGAAAAGTTTTACTCAGTTTCTAGGGGCAGAGGACGGAATGCAGAAGACAGAGGCCAGAAGACAGACACGTTCGCTTTCAGAAGGCAGAGGCCAGAAGACTGAAGACAGTAGCCGCTAGATGTTGGAAAAGTTACAGAAGTAGAGGAAAGAGATCCCCTTATAACACAGGAATCTCTCTCCAGAACATGGAATCTCCGTTTGTCAATGTTCTGTCCTCTGCAGAAGACAGAGGTCAGAAGACTGAAGACAGTAGCTGCTAGATGTTGGAAAAGTTACGGAAGTAGAGGAAAGATCCCCTGTAACACAGGAATCTTTCTTGAAGAACATGGAAATTTGCCGATCGTACTAGTAAAATTAAACTGATCGAGCCTTCGGTTAGAACGATCCGACGAAATTAAATTTGTAACAAAAATATGCATCCGAATCGCAAAAGATTTTCGATCCTCTTCTATTTTCTCTGCGTATTATTCGCGATTCTAACAGTTAGGGTTAGTTATTTAATTTTCTTTAATGATAAGGAAATCGCCTTTAAGAACGGTGAACGAATTTTAAGAGGCGCGATCTATGATCGCCGCGGGATCGAGTTGGCACTTTCGATCGATTCCTCGACGATCGGGATCTATCCGGCGAACATCTATGATCCGAATTTTACCGCGATTCAGCTTTCCCCCTATCTTGATCTTTCACCGGAAAGAATCGAGGGATTGATTCGGGAAAAAAGCAGATATTTTCTTTTGAAACGCGAGATCGACGATGCCACCGCGACTAGAATTATGGAGATGGCACTTCCGGGGGTTAGGAGAGAAAGGGAATTTAAGCGAGTTTATCCGCATGGAAGCCTGGCGGCAAGCCTCGTCGGGTTTACGGGGATGGACGATGATAAGGCATTGTCGGGTCTGGAATATTATTATAACCGAGAGCTAATGACTCCGACCGACTCGGATCCGAATCGGGGTGCAAACGTTCATTTGACTTTGGACGGGCTCATTCAGTTTAAGTTGGAAAAAGCTCTGGGAAAACGATTCGAAGAAACCGGGGCCAAGAGAGCTGTCGGGCTTTTGATGGAGATCCATACGGGCAAAATTCTAGCCATGGCGAGTTTTCCTTCATTTGACCCTAATCGTTATGCGACATTCGAGGAAATCTCTCACACGAATTGGGCGATTCGGCATGTTTACGAACCCGGATCCACGATGAAAATATTTTTGGCAAGCATATTGCTTAATGAAAATTTAATTCGTCCTAACGAAAAATTCGATTGTCCGGGATATGTGGAATACGGGAAAACCCGGATCAAATGCACCCAGGTTCACGGGAAGGTGAATTTGGAGGAGATACTACAATACTCTTGCAATGCGGGGATTATCAAGGCATCGTCTCGGATTCCAAACGAAGTACTTTATGAATATATGAAGCGATTCCGGTTCGGAGATAAGACCGGCCTTCTACCTAACGAATCGGTAGGTTACATTCCGACGCTTAACAAGTGGACACCGACGACTCCTATGTTCATGGCGATCGGTCAAGGAATGTCCGTGACTCCCGTGCAGCTTGTCGCTTCCGCCGCGTCCGTCGTAAACGGAGGCCGTTTTTTAACTCCTAGAGTCGTTTCCCATATTACGGATTCTTACGGCGAAGTTTTGCATGAATTCAAGGCGGAAGAGGCACCCGTGGGGATTCGCGAGTATTCCACCGAAAGGTTATTGAAAGCCATGACAAAAGTCGTTAGAGACGGAACCGGAAAAAATGCTTATATACAGGAATATTCGATCGCGGGAAAAACCGGGACGGGACAGAAATCGGTTTCCGGAAGGGGCTATCAAGACGGTCTCTGGTCCGCATCATTTTTAGGTTTCTTTCCTGCGGAAAAACCTAAAATCGTCGGTTTGATTCTTTTCGATGAACCCAGGGGTTCTAGCCACACGGGAGGAGGACTTGCCGCACCGGTATTCAAGGAAGTCGTAGAAAATATAATTCCGATTATCGAGCAAGGCGAGCGAACGGTCGATGTCAGGTTACCGAAATTGGATCGGAAAAATCAATTTGTAAAGTTTGATCATGTTCCCGATTTAA encodes:
- a CDS encoding LIMLP_15305 family protein; translated protein: MPENSAVQGYIARYQAERGKVKAFLSKFPFYGDILKNHQYYDADRLARNELSKRIDSLKEPLRRIEEGFVRDRRMELIGSTEILLSLIERLKNEISGAGYGLNGLGSGFKASEAELEALAEWDYSLLQHTEELNAKASSNGLNATDSAETIRDWVAKFRSELDQFDEALKKRRDVFLKK
- the lepB gene encoding signal peptidase I, which gives rise to MLFLTKAGISTKFPMLLWIKKALPVFLAIVSVLYLRIFIIQFYFINGNSMMPSFKDGDLILVKKWGFPARVGPWTWSLIESNVDRFDVLVLDGVGTELSLKRVVGLPGDFFRFSEGRIHINDSSLEEPFVKPGFKTQAPSLSIVPVVSVSGNIGIGDSGRIPPGYFLVLGDNREFSTDSRNYGLIPFQKLRGKVLLSF
- a CDS encoding penicillin-binding protein codes for the protein MHPNRKRFSILFYFLCVLFAILTVRVSYLIFFNDKEIAFKNGERILRGAIYDRRGIELALSIDSSTIGIYPANIYDPNFTAIQLSPYLDLSPERIEGLIREKSRYFLLKREIDDATATRIMEMALPGVRREREFKRVYPHGSLAASLVGFTGMDDDKALSGLEYYYNRELMTPTDSDPNRGANVHLTLDGLIQFKLEKALGKRFEETGAKRAVGLLMEIHTGKILAMASFPSFDPNRYATFEEISHTNWAIRHVYEPGSTMKIFLASILLNENLIRPNEKFDCPGYVEYGKTRIKCTQVHGKVNLEEILQYSCNAGIIKASSRIPNEVLYEYMKRFRFGDKTGLLPNESVGYIPTLNKWTPTTPMFMAIGQGMSVTPVQLVASAASVVNGGRFLTPRVVSHITDSYGEVLHEFKAEEAPVGIREYSTERLLKAMTKVVRDGTGKNAYIQEYSIAGKTGTGQKSVSGRGYQDGLWSASFLGFFPAEKPKIVGLILFDEPRGSSHTGGGLAAPVFKEVVENIIPIIEQGERTVDVRLPKLDRKNQFVKFDHVPDLTGKSKREVVELLSSLGVPFKLHGSGFCYEQDPSSGTSLNGKRIDVFFQ